One segment of Methanobrevibacter sp. DNA contains the following:
- a CDS encoding transposase: protein MIVPKQTVSLLIRWRFAYPRELLLRLVLMSVFDGGLSSREIERRTQTDVGYMYLAGMQHPSYRTILRFKRNYSDLIDEAFKMTIKIVTEEELVKIHHVSVDGTKIKAKTSINKLTNEQQLKIMKQHLEKSIKLDEEEDEELGEESGNSVPETLTDEEKFKEVFKKVNKSSKYDRNKDKLRASSKKLLKQAEENPEKILKKVETLEEKLNESEKDVISINDPDARFMKNKKGRWEFYYNAQIAVDEHKGIIIASHITNNPSDHHELIPEIE, encoded by the coding sequence TTGATTGTTCCAAAGCAAACCGTGAGTTTGCTGATACGCTGGAGATTTGCTTATCCTCGTGAATTATTGCTTAGGCTAGTTTTGATGAGTGTTTTTGATGGAGGATTATCATCACGTGAGATTGAGCGAAGAACTCAAACGGATGTTGGTTATATGTATTTAGCAGGCATGCAGCATCCTAGTTATCGTACAATTTTGAGATTTAAGCGTAATTATTCTGATCTGATTGATGAAGCTTTTAAAATGACTATAAAAATTGTAACCGAAGAAGAATTAGTTAAAATTCATCATGTAAGTGTTGATGGGACTAAAATAAAAGCAAAAACATCAATTAACAAATTGACAAACGAACAGCAATTAAAAATAATGAAACAACATCTTGAAAAAAGCATTAAACTAGACGAAGAAGAAGATGAAGAATTAGGTGAAGAATCCGGGAATTCTGTTCCAGAAACATTAACTGATGAAGAAAAATTCAAAGAAGTCTTTAAAAAAGTTAATAAATCTTCTAAATATGATAGAAACAAAGATAAATTAAGAGCTTCCAGTAAAAAGCTCTTAAAACAAGCAGAAGAAAATCCAGAAAAAATTCTCAAAAAGGTCGAAACACTTGAAGAAAAACTCAATGAATCTGAAAAAGACGTTATTAGCATAAATGACCCTGATGCAAGGTTTATGAAGAATAAAAAAGGGCGATGGGAATTTTATTACAATGCACAAATCGCAGTAGACGAACACAAAGGAATAATAATCGCATCACACATTACCAATAATCCAAGCGATCATCATGAACTTATTCCAGAAATAGAATAA
- a CDS encoding transposase produces MKEYEYKNKPRITYWTKECKSCSVQEYCVKSQRYKTISDYGNPSKIRMQRKMETSEAQEIYKLRSKTAELPFTNMKQNMHLTEFTTTGLKQVNTEFKLYAIGHNLKRIYNEINMKNN; encoded by the coding sequence GTGAAAGAATATGAATACAAAAACAAGCCAAGAATTACTTATTGGACAAAAGAATGTAAATCATGTTCAGTACAAGAGTATTGCGTAAAAAGTCAACGATATAAAACGATTAGCGATTATGGAAATCCCTCCAAAATAAGAATGCAACGGAAAATGGAAACTTCTGAAGCGCAAGAAATCTACAAATTAAGATCAAAAACAGCCGAATTGCCATTTACAAACATGAAACAAAACATGCACTTAACAGAATTCACAACAACAGGATTAAAACAAGTAAATACTGAATTCAAACTATATGCAATCGGACATAACCTAAAAAGAATCTATAATGAAATAAACATGAAAAATAACTAA
- a CDS encoding Ig-like domain-containing protein: protein YSDGKSLSVSNSNFKDNNGIGTIYNNAELTLAENKIQSTNIGIINDKGTVTTTINAIFLENKTLSAELGDVVELRATLTDDNGNAIKDYNFKFSVNGKTIEDITFDDGVYTTEYIIENVGEIVISTDYVADNLVKRIGIYEVPKAHITEFKVYVNKNEFKVGETVTVNVILRGVNDLGLNGDVVVILNNVQYTVKVNNGIGSFDVSGLASNTYAAFAFFNGDDNYNVPVFDNVIFKVMEPDYVISISVDDNVKVGEDATVKVSIPGASGVVKIIVDGAGTIITLDETGKAEYLIPNIAAGEHSIIAIYDGDETHNAVYNSAVLKVAKFASEVSVAGGNVVVGQDTVIKVSVTDGATGVVMIEVAGAYYSLDLSESDEISISLPVGEYSVVAKYMGDDKFDSSVSSPITVVVADKQVAHITIEAADVKVGEDATVSVSIPGASGVVKIIVDGVESVVDLDDGGKVSHAVSGLAAGEHSIVVVYDGDANYKAAHDSAVLKVAKLASEVAISPNVAGQNIVIDVDVTEGATGLVLIKVGDIYYALDLSKSNKLSLNLPVGEYAIVANYGGDGKFNPSESSPITIVVKDKQVTPITLNVADIKVGETGIASITLAKDATGSVVIFVDGKKVDTVDVVDGNASVSLSNLSAGNHVVEAKYSGDENYASVSDLKTMSVSRIDTVIVVDATFTRVANDWSAGERGALFYAVLKDANGNPLVNKTVQIAVNGPIYKVTTDEYGRAGLQINLVAANTYTYALSFQGDDMYNAAPIASSKLIITKKATTIKATDKTFKSTAKTKTVSVKLTTSKNPYDGKTYLSAGKKITLKVNGKTYTAKTDKNGIAKFNIGLTKKGKYTASIKFAGDNTYKGSSKSIKITIK, encoded by the coding sequence TTATTCAGATGGTAAATCATTAAGTGTATCCAATTCTAATTTCAAGGATAATAATGGTATTGGAACTATTTATAACAATGCTGAATTAACATTAGCAGAAAACAAAATACAATCAACCAATATTGGAATAATTAATGATAAAGGTACTGTCACTACAACAATTAATGCTATCTTCTTAGAAAATAAAACACTTTCTGCAGAATTAGGTGATGTTGTAGAACTTAGAGCTACTTTAACTGATGATAATGGAAATGCAATAAAAGATTACAATTTCAAATTCTCAGTAAACGGAAAAACAATTGAGGACATCACATTTGATGATGGAGTATACACAACTGAATATATTATTGAAAATGTTGGTGAAATTGTTATTTCCACTGATTATGTGGCGGATAATTTAGTAAAACGCATTGGTATTTATGAAGTTCCTAAAGCGCATATCACTGAATTTAAAGTATATGTTAATAAAAATGAATTTAAAGTAGGGGAAACTGTAACTGTAAATGTAATTTTACGTGGTGTAAATGACCTTGGATTGAATGGTGATGTTGTTGTAATTTTAAATAATGTCCAATATACAGTAAAAGTAAATAATGGTATAGGTTCATTTGACGTATCTGGTTTGGCTTCTAACACTTATGCTGCTTTTGCTTTCTTCAATGGTGATGATAATTATAATGTTCCTGTATTTGATAATGTAATATTTAAAGTGATGGAACCGGATTATGTCATATCTATCTCTGTTGATGATAATGTTAAAGTTGGTGAGGATGCTACTGTCAAAGTAAGCATTCCGGGTGCTTCTGGTGTAGTTAAAATCATTGTTGATGGTGCTGGCACTATTATAACATTAGATGAAACCGGAAAAGCAGAATACCTTATTCCAAATATTGCTGCTGGTGAACATTCAATTATAGCAATATATGATGGTGATGAAACCCATAATGCAGTTTATAACAGTGCTGTTTTAAAAGTTGCCAAATTTGCTAGTGAGGTTAGTGTTGCTGGTGGTAATGTTGTTGTTGGTCAGGATACTGTGATTAAGGTTAGTGTTACTGACGGTGCTACTGGTGTTGTTATGATTGAGGTTGCTGGTGCTTATTATAGTCTAGATCTTTCTGAGTCTGATGAGATTAGTATTAGTTTGCCTGTTGGAGAGTACAGTGTTGTTGCTAAATATATGGGTGATGACAAGTTTGATTCTTCTGTGTCCAGTCCGATTACTGTTGTTGTAGCTGATAAGCAGGTTGCTCATATTACAATTGAGGCTGCTGATGTTAAAGTTGGTGAGGATGCTACTGTTAGTGTAAGTATTCCTGGTGCTTCTGGTGTAGTTAAAATCATTGTTGATGGTGTGGAATCTGTTGTTGATTTAGATGATGGTGGTAAGGTAAGTCATGCTGTTTCTGGTCTTGCTGCTGGTGAGCATTCTATTGTAGTTGTTTATGATGGAGATGCGAATTATAAAGCTGCACATGACAGTGCTGTTTTAAAAGTTGCCAAACTTGCTAGTGAGGTTGCTATTTCTCCAAATGTCGCAGGTCAGAATATTGTTATTGATGTTGATGTTACTGAGGGAGCCACTGGTTTGGTCTTAATTAAGGTTGGAGATATTTATTATGCTTTAGACCTTTCTAAATCTAATAAATTAAGTCTTAATTTACCTGTTGGCGAGTATGCGATTGTTGCTAATTATGGTGGTGATGGTAAATTCAATCCTTCTGAATCCAGTCCAATTACTATTGTTGTAAAAGATAAACAAGTAACACCAATTACTTTAAATGTTGCCGACATCAAAGTAGGTGAAACAGGTATTGCAAGTATCACATTAGCAAAAGATGCTACCGGATCTGTAGTTATTTTTGTTGATGGCAAAAAAGTTGACACTGTTGATGTTGTTGATGGCAATGCCAGTGTTTCATTGTCTAACTTAAGTGCAGGAAACCATGTTGTTGAAGCGAAATATTCCGGTGATGAGAATTATGCTTCAGTTTCCGATTTAAAAACAATGTCAGTATCTAGAATAGATACTGTGATTGTTGTTGATGCCACATTTACTCGTGTTGCGAATGATTGGAGTGCTGGTGAAAGAGGAGCATTGTTCTATGCAGTATTGAAAGATGCTAATGGAAACCCATTAGTAAATAAAACAGTACAAATTGCAGTAAATGGTCCGATTTATAAGGTAACTACTGATGAATATGGTAGAGCAGGATTGCAAATTAACCTTGTTGCTGCTAATACATACACTTATGCATTAAGCTTCCAAGGTGATGATATGTATAATGCTGCACCGATTGCTTCATCCAAGTTGATTATCACCAAGAAGGCAACAACAATTAAAGCAACTGATAAAACATTTAAATCAACTGCAAAAACAAAAACTGTAAGTGTAAAACTAACAACCAGTAAAAACCCGTACGACGGTAAAACATACCTCAGTGCTGGTAAAAAAATTACCTTAAAAGTTAATGGTAAAACATACACAGCAAAAACAGATAAAAATGGAATTGCTAAATTTAATATTGGTTTAACTAAAAAAGGTAAGTACACAGCATCAATTAAATTTGCAGGTGACAACACATACAAAGGTTCATCAAAATCTATAAAAATAACAATTAAATAG